One Pseudomonas sp. MH9.2 DNA segment encodes these proteins:
- a CDS encoding AMP-binding protein — protein MSEFMENRETVPTTLPEWLLLQAGQQPAGIALRHKHLGVWQVRSWSQVATQVLSLATALHLRGFTSGATLTLLSRPRPEALLATLAAQWLGGVAALLDPLDAASDQTALLEQLQPDFIFAEGLEELQRVDAAHLAPQLVFYADGRTVTGNADGQGRWVAYASLVGQVPNLELPTRGHSQHTAFAFYRRAEGGTLEQQRISHAELLNEGRHLVDVQQLGIHEEALAARAFAAGGQARYLLAPWLIAGFRLNFPESLATRDNDRRELGPTLVAGTRETYGRLHALVLTRLPPVGSWQRHLVEWALASRPGVVRRVLGDWLIRRPLRDVLGFSRTHAALLVGDALPENTKAFFALLGINIQGWPDPGQWQPRPRASADRVDGWINDGPQLA, from the coding sequence ATGTCTGAGTTCATGGAAAATAGGGAGACGGTTCCCACCACGCTTCCAGAGTGGCTGTTGTTGCAAGCAGGGCAACAACCGGCAGGTATCGCTTTGCGCCATAAACATTTGGGTGTGTGGCAAGTGCGCAGTTGGTCTCAGGTCGCCACACAGGTGCTCAGTCTTGCCACGGCTTTGCACCTGCGCGGTTTTACCTCGGGTGCAACGCTGACACTGCTAAGCCGGCCACGGCCCGAAGCCTTGCTGGCGACGTTGGCTGCTCAGTGGCTCGGTGGAGTGGCCGCGCTGCTCGACCCACTGGATGCCGCATCCGATCAAACAGCGTTGCTGGAGCAACTGCAACCCGACTTTATCTTTGCCGAAGGGCTGGAAGAACTTCAGCGGGTGGACGCCGCGCACCTGGCCCCGCAATTGGTGTTCTATGCCGACGGCCGCACGGTCACAGGCAACGCCGATGGACAGGGCAGGTGGGTCGCCTACGCAAGTCTGGTGGGGCAAGTGCCCAATCTGGAGTTACCGACTCGAGGGCATTCCCAGCACACGGCTTTTGCATTTTATCGACGCGCTGAGGGCGGCACGCTTGAGCAGCAGCGGATCAGCCATGCCGAACTGTTGAATGAGGGGCGGCATCTGGTTGATGTTCAGCAGTTGGGTATTCATGAGGAAGCATTGGCCGCCAGGGCGTTCGCCGCAGGTGGGCAAGCACGCTATCTACTGGCCCCTTGGCTGATTGCAGGTTTCCGTTTGAATTTTCCGGAGAGCCTGGCCACTCGGGATAACGACCGTCGCGAACTGGGGCCGACCCTGGTGGCGGGCACCCGCGAAACTTATGGTCGCCTGCATGCGCTGGTCTTGACCCGGTTGCCGCCAGTGGGCAGTTGGCAGCGGCATCTGGTCGAGTGGGCGCTGGCCAGCAGGCCGGGTGTTGTCCGCAGAGTGCTGGGCGATTGGTTGATCCGCAGACCGTTGCGCGATGTCCTCGGCTTTAGCCGTACGCACGCCGCGCTGCTGGTGGGTGACGCGTTACCGGAAAACACCAAAGCATTCTTTGCATTGCTGGGTATCAACATCCAGGGCTGGCCAGACCCGGGTCAATGGCAACCCCGGCCCCGTGCGTCAGCAGATCGGGTCGATGGATGGATTAATGACGGCCCGCAATTGGCCTGA
- a CDS encoding ABC transporter ATP-binding protein — MSQATRAVLRPLLELEHISLSFKGVKAITDISFAVAPGEICALIGPNGAGKSSLLNVINGVYQAQEGRISFNGEVHRRMHPHAAAQRGIARTFQNIALFKGMSVLDNVLSGRNLKRRSTWVEQALRLGRAAAEDDRQREAAEQVIEFLRIHAWRDAIVGKLPYGLQKRVELGRALAAEPTLLLLDEPMAGMNAEEKQEMSRFIVDINREFGTTVVLIEHDIGVVMGISDHVVVLDYGSKIGDGTPEVVRRDPKVIAAYLGTRH; from the coding sequence ATGTCTCAGGCTACTCGCGCAGTACTGCGGCCTTTGCTGGAACTGGAACATATTTCCCTGTCGTTCAAGGGTGTTAAAGCCATCACCGATATCAGCTTCGCCGTCGCCCCCGGTGAAATCTGTGCCTTGATCGGCCCCAATGGTGCCGGCAAGAGTTCGCTGCTCAATGTCATCAATGGTGTTTATCAGGCACAGGAGGGGCGAATCAGTTTCAACGGTGAAGTTCACCGCCGCATGCACCCGCACGCCGCCGCGCAACGAGGCATTGCCCGGACATTTCAGAACATTGCGCTGTTCAAGGGGATGAGTGTTCTCGACAACGTGCTGAGCGGTCGCAATCTCAAACGCCGCAGCACTTGGGTGGAACAAGCACTGCGCTTAGGGCGTGCTGCGGCTGAAGACGACCGCCAGCGTGAAGCCGCCGAGCAAGTGATCGAGTTTCTGCGGATACACGCCTGGCGTGACGCGATCGTTGGCAAGTTGCCTTACGGCTTGCAAAAGCGTGTCGAGCTGGGTCGTGCATTGGCCGCTGAACCCACGCTCCTGCTGTTGGACGAGCCCATGGCCGGGATGAACGCCGAAGAGAAGCAGGAAATGAGTCGCTTCATCGTCGACATCAACCGGGAGTTTGGCACCACCGTGGTTCTGATTGAGCACGATATCGGCGTCGTGATGGGCATCTCGGACCATGTGGTGGTGCTCGACTACGGCAGCAAGATCGGCGATGGCACCCCTGAGGTGGTACGCCGTGACCCCAAGGTAATCGCCGCGTATCTCGGCACTCGACACTGA
- a CDS encoding branched-chain amino acid ABC transporter permease has protein sequence MEFFFEVLIGGLLAGVMYSLVAIGFVLIYKASGVFNFAQGAMVLFAALTFVSLVERGIPFWLAFVICLAVMVVLALLVERIVLRPLVNRPPIILFMATLGLSYVIEGFAQSLWGSQVHGLELGISDEPLEIKGMLLSQFDLFASATAALLVVVLSVMFNKTRVGLSLRAVADDPLAALAVGVKLPRIWALVWSVAGFVGLVAGLLWGARLGVQFSLSLIVLKALPVLIIGGFSSISGAIIGGLIIGASEKLAEVYLGPVIGGGLENWFPYVLALLFLLVRPAGLFGERAIERV, from the coding sequence ATGGAATTTTTCTTCGAAGTACTGATCGGGGGGCTGCTGGCAGGGGTGATGTACTCGCTGGTGGCCATTGGTTTCGTCCTGATCTACAAAGCCTCCGGCGTATTCAATTTCGCCCAGGGAGCCATGGTGCTGTTTGCTGCGCTGACGTTTGTCAGCCTGGTCGAGCGCGGCATTCCGTTTTGGCTGGCGTTTGTTATCTGCCTGGCGGTGATGGTGGTGCTGGCGCTGTTGGTCGAGCGGATCGTGTTACGGCCTTTGGTCAATCGACCGCCGATCATTCTGTTCATGGCCACGCTAGGCCTGTCTTACGTCATTGAGGGTTTCGCCCAGTCGCTCTGGGGCTCTCAAGTGCATGGCCTGGAGCTGGGCATCAGCGACGAGCCTCTGGAAATCAAAGGCATGCTCCTCTCGCAGTTCGATCTTTTCGCCTCCGCTACCGCCGCCCTTTTGGTGGTGGTGCTCTCGGTCATGTTCAACAAAACGCGAGTCGGTTTATCGCTGCGTGCAGTCGCTGACGATCCGCTGGCAGCCCTGGCGGTAGGGGTGAAGCTGCCACGTATCTGGGCATTGGTCTGGTCGGTGGCCGGTTTTGTCGGGCTGGTTGCCGGACTGCTGTGGGGCGCGCGCCTGGGGGTCCAGTTCTCGCTCTCCCTGATCGTTCTCAAAGCGTTGCCGGTGTTGATCATCGGCGGCTTTTCCTCCATCAGCGGCGCGATCATCGGCGGCCTGATCATTGGTGCGTCGGAGAAGTTGGCAGAAGTGTATCTGGGCCCCGTTATCGGGGGTGGTCTCGAGAACTGGTTTCCCTATGTGCTGGCCTTGCTGTTCTTGCTGGTGCGCCCAGCCGGACTGTTTGGCGAACGTGCCATCGAGCGGGTTTAA